In a single window of the Prevotella melaninogenica genome:
- a CDS encoding acyltransferase family protein: MKQKIAEFSFLHVFAILLVVIGHSFFQMESPIVDWIYQFHVPLFFFVSGYLFNVSVKGKQINPHIFLRHKAVRLLLPYFALSTLLFVPKVLLSQYMVRPIQANWSEYVLMLIYPYRNVNSSYWFLPTLFLLFVFAVVAILFFQRLKHRTSLTVTTLLLTLLALANISLPFSHDTLFNVVGVIHYAFYFALGYFVSSFGLMRFLDKRKTSFLVFLFTFVVSIFALYVNKSPLMDLFLAMNGILMSVALARLYAKYEFHFLNHLSPSSYTIYLYHGIFQALSLQILMRFTHFDNVVYIILAFLTGVYGSFLVYKLLYGYRNSRLGRILALISGVSTS, from the coding sequence ATGAAACAAAAGATAGCTGAATTCTCTTTTCTCCATGTCTTTGCTATCCTCTTGGTAGTCATAGGACACTCCTTCTTTCAGATGGAGAGTCCGATTGTTGATTGGATTTATCAGTTCCACGTACCCCTTTTCTTCTTCGTATCTGGCTATCTTTTCAATGTATCAGTAAAGGGAAAACAGATTAATCCTCATATCTTCCTACGTCATAAAGCAGTGCGGTTATTACTCCCTTACTTTGCTTTGAGTACGCTGCTCTTTGTTCCAAAGGTTCTTTTATCGCAGTATATGGTTCGTCCGATACAAGCTAATTGGAGCGAATATGTGTTGATGCTCATCTATCCTTACCGCAATGTCAATAGCTCTTATTGGTTTTTACCCACTTTGTTCTTGCTTTTTGTCTTTGCAGTGGTTGCCATTCTCTTTTTCCAGCGACTGAAACATAGAACTTCGCTTACTGTTACTACTCTTTTACTTACCCTACTTGCTCTGGCAAATATCTCCCTCCCTTTCTCCCACGATACACTTTTTAATGTCGTTGGAGTAATTCATTATGCTTTTTATTTTGCCTTAGGTTACTTCGTATCAAGCTTTGGTTTGATGCGTTTTCTTGATAAAAGGAAAACTTCTTTCTTAGTATTCCTATTTACGTTTGTAGTATCAATTTTCGCTTTATACGTAAATAAAAGCCCTCTCATGGATTTATTCTTAGCAATGAATGGTATTCTTATGTCAGTTGCTTTGGCGCGCTTATACGCAAAATATGAGTTTCACTTCCTCAATCACCTTTCTCCATCCTCTTATACTATCTATCTTTATCATGGAATCTTTCAAGCATTGAGTTTACAAATACTTATGCGCTTTACTCATTTTGATAATGTCGTTTATATTATCCTTGCTTTTCTGACAGGCGTTTATGGGTCTTTCTTGGTCTATAAGTTGCTTTATGGTTATCGTAACAGCCGTTTGGGACGAATCTTGGCATTGATTTCTGGTGTTTCTACATCTTAG
- a CDS encoding Por secretion system protein, producing MTIKRYFLSLILFFSLVVTALAGGVGTWKNYLSYNNVQWVEEGGNKLYVLASNSLYTYNKNDQSIKTYDNVNGLSDSDIRFIAWNKTARRLVILYSNNNIDLLDDRGNVTNVPDYYLKTTMADKTVNGIDMSGVYCYLSTGFGLVKLNVAKAEISDSYNLSFPVNYSYIESGYIYAASQSNGLYRAALSANLLDRNNWTSVGTYVERPRTADATLLAQAKTLNPGGPKRNTFVWTTFLNNRLYGTGGNFNPIVNNWENPGIVQVLQGDDWSFFEDDFSTRTGYSYIGTKAVAIDPRNSNHVYVGARTGLYEFMSGKMVAFYNKDNSILQGAMDDGRELGNDYVLIYGLAYDREGNLWVLNNQTKKENLIRVSKDGQMASFSKPELMKDGVGLSGLSQMRLDSRNLLWFCNDHWIQPGLFSYDPKNDKLNAYTRFVNEDGSNVDITAVHCWAEDLDHNIWVGTTAGPMLLQRSQMNEQENYRFVQVKVPRNDGTNLADYLLAGLDITAIAIDGGGRKWFGTKGNGVYLISADNMTQLQHFTTTNSHLLSNNIQSISINDMTGEVFFATDNGLCSYMSDATKAVDSPDDETTYAYPNPVKPGYTGPITIVGLSMNVDVKIVTTNGVLVAEGTSNGGSFVWDGKDKNGKRVASGVYMVQTADENGDNGTVCKVAVVN from the coding sequence ATGACAATAAAAAGATATTTCCTATCGCTTATTCTATTCTTTTCTCTTGTTGTAACTGCCCTTGCTGGCGGTGTAGGAACATGGAAAAACTATCTTTCTTACAATAATGTACAATGGGTTGAAGAAGGAGGTAACAAGTTGTATGTGCTTGCTTCCAATAGCCTTTATACCTATAATAAGAACGACCAGAGCATAAAGACCTACGACAATGTCAATGGTTTGAGCGATTCGGATATCCGTTTTATCGCATGGAATAAGACAGCTCGTCGGTTGGTTATCCTCTATTCGAATAATAATATCGACCTATTAGACGATAGAGGTAATGTTACAAATGTACCAGATTACTATTTAAAGACAACAATGGCAGACAAAACCGTCAACGGTATTGATATGTCTGGCGTCTATTGTTATCTCTCTACGGGTTTTGGACTTGTCAAACTCAATGTTGCTAAAGCAGAAATAAGTGATAGTTATAACCTTTCTTTCCCAGTTAATTACAGCTATATTGAGAGCGGTTATATCTATGCTGCCAGTCAAAGTAACGGGTTATATCGTGCTGCGTTGTCTGCTAATCTCCTTGATAGAAACAATTGGACGAGCGTTGGAACTTATGTAGAGCGTCCAAGAACAGCTGATGCAACTCTATTGGCACAGGCTAAAACACTCAATCCTGGTGGTCCAAAGCGCAACACTTTTGTATGGACTACCTTCCTTAATAACCGTCTTTATGGTACCGGAGGAAACTTCAATCCGATCGTTAATAACTGGGAGAATCCGGGCATTGTACAGGTGTTACAGGGTGATGATTGGAGCTTCTTCGAAGACGACTTCTCTACTCGTACGGGTTATTCTTATATAGGAACAAAGGCGGTAGCAATAGACCCTCGCAATAGTAATCATGTGTATGTTGGAGCGCGAACAGGACTATATGAGTTCATGTCTGGTAAGATGGTAGCCTTCTACAATAAGGATAATAGTATTCTACAAGGAGCTATGGACGATGGCAGAGAACTTGGAAATGATTATGTGCTTATCTATGGATTGGCTTACGATAGAGAAGGTAATCTATGGGTACTCAATAACCAAACGAAGAAAGAAAACCTTATCCGTGTGTCGAAAGATGGGCAGATGGCATCCTTCAGTAAGCCAGAACTGATGAAAGATGGTGTAGGACTCTCAGGCTTGTCACAGATGCGCTTGGATAGTCGTAACCTTCTTTGGTTCTGCAATGATCACTGGATTCAGCCGGGATTGTTCTCTTATGACCCTAAGAATGATAAACTTAACGCCTATACCCGCTTTGTTAATGAGGATGGATCGAACGTAGATATTACCGCTGTTCACTGCTGGGCAGAGGACTTAGACCACAATATTTGGGTGGGAACAACGGCTGGTCCGATGCTCCTTCAACGCTCTCAAATGAACGAACAGGAGAACTATCGCTTTGTACAAGTTAAGGTTCCGCGTAACGATGGGACTAATCTTGCAGACTATCTTCTCGCTGGTCTTGATATTACTGCTATAGCGATTGATGGCGGAGGACGCAAGTGGTTTGGTACAAAGGGCAATGGTGTCTACCTCATTAGTGCGGATAATATGACACAGTTGCAGCACTTTACCACTACTAACAGTCATTTGTTATCTAACAATATTCAGTCTATTTCTATCAATGATATGACTGGTGAGGTGTTCTTTGCTACTGACAATGGTCTCTGTTCATATATGAGTGATGCCACAAAGGCCGTAGATTCGCCAGATGATGAGACTACATACGCCTATCCAAACCCAGTAAAACCGGGTTATACTGGGCCTATTACAATTGTTGGTTTGTCTATGAATGTAGACGTGAAGATTGTAACAACGAATGGAGTTCTCGTTGCTGAAGGTACCAGTAATGGAGGTTCTTTCGTCTGGGATGGCAAGGATAAGAACGGAAAACGTGTTGCATCGGGTGTTTATATGGTGCAGACGGCTGACGAAAACGGTGATAATGGCACTGTTTGTAAGGTTGCAGTGGTTAATTAA
- a CDS encoding glycosyltransferase family 2 protein: MLSILLPVYNCNCVALVTELQRQCVECGTEFEIIVADDGSLSSSDSVLSPPDSIAASPLLPCSSAAVRSRATRHSLVEENRAIAKLPHVYYIIREKNVGRSAIRNFLVSQAKGDRLLFIDGDLSLDNPSFIRNYLQTEGDVVVGGIAIGGNPDQWKGNLRYRYERQCEAINTIESRQRHPYQHLATNLFVRRSVLGEQPYDEKISHYGYEDVLLGKRFQQQQVVIKHIENPVLFCDFEDNASYLAKTEEALRTLFTFRKELKGYSRLLDKAEQIERLHLSPLFVTAYKLFNEPIKNCLLGNKPNVFWFNIYKLLYYLHYTKNAI, encoded by the coding sequence ATGTTGTCTATTCTTCTTCCTGTTTACAACTGTAATTGTGTAGCTTTGGTGACAGAGTTACAGCGACAGTGCGTGGAATGTGGTACTGAATTTGAGATTATTGTAGCTGATGATGGCTCTTTGTCAAGTTCCGATAGTGTGTTATCACCCCCTGATAGCATAGCTGCCAGCCCTCTCCTCCCCTGCTCTTCCGCTGCTGTTAGGTCCCGTGCTACGAGGCACAGCCTTGTAGAAGAGAACCGAGCAATAGCGAAACTACCCCATGTCTACTATATTATCAGGGAAAAGAACGTAGGCCGCTCGGCTATTCGTAACTTCCTTGTATCGCAGGCTAAGGGTGATAGGCTGCTCTTTATTGATGGCGATTTGTCGTTGGATAACCCTTCCTTCATTCGCAACTATCTGCAGACAGAGGGAGATGTTGTAGTGGGCGGAATAGCCATTGGAGGTAATCCTGACCAATGGAAAGGCAACCTTAGATACCGTTATGAGCGGCAATGCGAGGCAATTAATACCATTGAGAGTCGTCAGCGACATCCTTATCAGCATTTAGCAACAAATCTATTCGTACGCCGTTCGGTCTTAGGTGAGCAGCCTTACGATGAGAAGATTAGCCATTATGGTTATGAAGATGTACTCTTAGGCAAACGGTTCCAGCAGCAACAAGTAGTAATAAAGCATATAGAAAATCCCGTACTCTTCTGTGATTTCGAGGATAACGCAAGCTATCTCGCTAAGACAGAAGAAGCTTTGCGCACGCTATTTACCTTCAGAAAGGAGCTGAAAGGCTACTCTCGTTTGCTTGACAAAGCCGAACAGATTGAGCGTTTACACCTCTCTCCACTTTTTGTAACAGCTTATAAGCTATTTAATGAGCCTATAAAGAATTGCCTCTTAGGCAATAAACCGAACGTTTTTTGGTTTAATATCTATAAACTGTTGTATTATTTACATTACACAAAGAACGCTATATGA
- a CDS encoding YitT family protein, whose amino-acid sequence MTINQQLIRSEAKDYFFLTVGLILYAAAFTVFLMPYEIVTGGVTGMSAVIYYATGFKIENTYMIINISLLIVALKILGFKFLMKTIYAIFALYFLLIFAQDLMPKDAAGHMVKMLGEDQAFMSLIIGCSLTGTGLAIVFLNNGSTGGTDIIAACVNKYHDISLGQVLMGVDILIVGSCLFFPQFGDVMERLHKMVFGYCTMFIECFMLDHVMNMRRESVQFMIFSWKHEEIANAIVEETEHALTILDGHGWYTGNDMKVICLLAKRNESKTIFRIIKMVDPTAFVSQSSVIGVYGEGFDQIKIKAKKEMKKQEKKLAEAMKKPANEQK is encoded by the coding sequence ATGACCATTAATCAACAACTCATCCGATCCGAAGCCAAAGATTACTTTTTCTTGACCGTTGGCTTAATTCTTTATGCTGCTGCCTTCACTGTATTTCTAATGCCTTATGAGATTGTTACGGGTGGAGTGACGGGTATGTCTGCCGTAATCTACTATGCTACAGGTTTTAAGATTGAGAATACTTACATGATTATCAACATTTCGTTGTTGATAGTTGCTTTGAAGATATTGGGCTTTAAGTTCCTGATGAAGACCATCTATGCTATCTTTGCCCTTTATTTCCTATTGATTTTTGCGCAGGATCTGATGCCTAAGGATGCTGCAGGACACATGGTGAAGATGCTCGGTGAAGACCAAGCTTTTATGTCATTGATTATTGGTTGTAGCCTTACAGGTACGGGATTGGCTATCGTCTTCCTTAATAATGGAAGTACGGGTGGTACGGATATCATTGCTGCCTGTGTCAATAAGTATCATGATATCTCGTTAGGACAGGTCTTAATGGGTGTTGATATCTTGATTGTGGGTAGCTGTTTATTCTTCCCTCAGTTTGGTGATGTCATGGAACGCTTGCATAAGATGGTCTTTGGTTACTGTACGATGTTCATCGAGTGTTTTATGTTAGATCACGTGATGAATATGAGGCGCGAGTCAGTACAGTTCATGATCTTCTCTTGGAAACATGAGGAAATAGCCAATGCCATTGTTGAAGAGACCGAGCATGCACTAACTATCCTTGACGGACACGGCTGGTATACTGGTAATGATATGAAGGTTATCTGCTTGTTGGCAAAGCGTAACGAGAGTAAGACTATCTTCCGTATCATTAAGATGGTTGACCCAACAGCCTTTGTAAGCCAGAGTTCAGTGATTGGTGTCTATGGTGAAGGCTTCGATCAGATAAAGATTAAAGCTAAAAAGGAAATGAAAAAGCAGGAAAAGAAGTTGGCTGAAGCCATGAAAAAGCCTGCGAATGAACAGAAATAA
- a CDS encoding non-canonical purine NTP diphosphatase, with the protein MKIVFATNNKHKLEEIKDILGKDFEIVSLAEIGCHEDIPETGATLEENARQKSTYVVEHYGQNCFADDTGLEVEALGGEPGVRSARYAEGTDHDSEANMRKLLVNLEGKDNRKACFRTVISLIIDGVEHQFEGKVEGRIATEKHGTEGFGYDPIFIPEGYDKSFAELGEEIKNQISHRARAVKKLAEYLGRLKG; encoded by the coding sequence ATGAAAATAGTATTCGCTACAAATAATAAACATAAGCTCGAAGAGATTAAGGACATCCTTGGAAAGGACTTTGAAATCGTTTCTTTGGCTGAGATTGGTTGTCATGAGGATATCCCTGAAACTGGGGCAACATTGGAGGAGAATGCGCGTCAGAAGTCTACTTATGTCGTTGAACACTATGGTCAGAACTGTTTTGCTGACGATACAGGACTTGAGGTGGAGGCACTCGGTGGTGAACCCGGTGTGCGTTCAGCTCGTTATGCAGAAGGAACCGACCACGATAGCGAGGCGAATATGCGTAAGCTATTGGTAAACTTAGAAGGTAAGGACAATCGTAAGGCGTGTTTCCGCACAGTTATCTCTCTTATTATTGATGGTGTTGAACATCAGTTTGAGGGTAAGGTAGAGGGTAGAATCGCTACCGAGAAGCATGGTACTGAGGGCTTTGGATACGACCCTATCTTTATTCCAGAGGGTTATGACAAGAGCTTTGCAGAGTTGGGTGAGGAAATAAAGAACCAGATATCCCATCGTGCAAGGGCTGTGAAGAAGTTGGCGGAATACTTAGGAAGGCTGAAAGGATAA
- a CDS encoding GH3 auxin-responsive promoter family protein, with the protein MSLTKIVNKLYFQPRRRELERYVTDGEAVQREVMQYLVERAKDTEYGRKHLFSTIKSYEDFVQNIPVNTYEELKSDIDRMRHGERNILWPGQVRWYAKSSGTTNDKSKFIPVSHEGLQTIHYQGGKDVIAYYLSNHPESRLFNGKGLILGGSHSPNYNLYNSLVGDLSAILIENINPLVNLCRVPKKQTALLSDFEVKRDRIAHETLNQNITNISGVPSWMLSVLVRVMELSGKKHLEEVWPNLEVFFHGGIAFTPYREQYEQLITKQDMNYMETYNASEGFFGIQDDPTDSSMSLMLDYGVFYEFLPMDEFESEHPNIVPLSGVEIGRNYAMLISTACGLWRYEIGDTVQFTSTNPYKFVITGRTKYFINAFGEELIMDNAEKGLEAACKATGAQISDYTAAPMYMDAKAKCRHQWLIEFAKEPSSFEEFAKVLDDKLQEVNSDYEAKRFHNITLQPLEIIVARKDLFNDWLKIKGKLGGQHKIPRLSNSRNNLEELLSMNQ; encoded by the coding sequence ATGAGTCTTACTAAGATAGTAAACAAATTATACTTCCAGCCGCGCCGCAGGGAGCTTGAACGCTACGTCACGGATGGAGAGGCTGTCCAGCGGGAAGTCATGCAATACCTCGTTGAGCGGGCAAAAGACACCGAATATGGTCGTAAACACCTGTTCTCAACGATTAAGTCATACGAGGATTTTGTACAGAACATTCCAGTCAATACATACGAAGAATTGAAGAGCGACATCGACCGTATGCGTCACGGAGAACGTAATATTCTGTGGCCGGGACAGGTTAGATGGTACGCAAAATCATCAGGTACAACCAACGATAAGAGTAAGTTTATTCCTGTTTCTCACGAGGGATTGCAGACGATTCATTATCAAGGTGGTAAGGATGTTATCGCTTACTACCTTAGCAATCACCCTGAAAGTAGACTCTTCAATGGTAAGGGTCTCATCTTAGGTGGTAGCCATTCTCCGAATTATAATTTATATAACTCGCTTGTAGGTGACCTCAGTGCTATCCTCATTGAGAATATCAATCCACTCGTAAATCTATGTCGTGTACCTAAGAAACAGACTGCTCTTCTGAGCGACTTTGAGGTAAAACGCGATCGAATTGCACACGAAACACTGAACCAGAATATCACTAATATATCGGGCGTTCCATCATGGATGCTATCCGTATTGGTGCGTGTAATGGAACTAAGTGGTAAGAAACATCTGGAGGAGGTATGGCCAAATTTAGAGGTATTCTTCCATGGTGGTATTGCTTTCACGCCTTATCGTGAGCAGTATGAACAGCTCATTACCAAGCAGGACATGAACTATATGGAGACTTACAACGCCTCTGAGGGCTTCTTCGGAATACAAGACGACCCAACAGACAGCAGTATGTCACTCATGCTCGACTATGGTGTCTTCTACGAATTCTTGCCTATGGACGAGTTTGAGAGCGAACATCCGAATATTGTTCCATTGTCAGGTGTAGAGATTGGTCGCAACTATGCGATGCTTATCAGTACTGCTTGCGGCCTTTGGAGATATGAGATTGGAGACACAGTGCAGTTCACTTCGACTAATCCTTATAAGTTTGTTATCACGGGTAGAACCAAGTATTTCATCAATGCCTTTGGTGAAGAACTTATCATGGACAATGCTGAGAAGGGACTTGAAGCAGCCTGCAAGGCTACTGGAGCACAGATATCAGATTATACTGCAGCCCCAATGTATATGGATGCGAAGGCAAAGTGCCGCCATCAGTGGCTCATTGAGTTTGCAAAGGAACCATCTTCATTTGAAGAGTTTGCCAAGGTTCTCGATGATAAACTACAAGAAGTTAACTCTGACTATGAGGCAAAACGCTTCCATAACATTACTCTTCAGCCACTTGAGATTATTGTTGCACGCAAAGACCTCTTCAATGACTGGCTCAAGATTAAGGGTAAACTCGGTGGTCAACACAAGATTCCACGCCTTTCAAACAGCCGTAACAACTTAGAAGAATTGCTGAGTATGAACCAGTAA
- a CDS encoding Ig-like domain-containing protein yields MKKIKQRYCQGVMGGKDDFSAKVSHCLSVFYHIKALPFYFFTFILLVLSSCARMGQPDGGWYDETPPRVLGASPTERATDVNSKKVNIYFNEFIKLENASEKVVVSPPQIEAPEIKATGKRITVSLQDKLQPNTTYTIDFSDAITDNNEGNPLGNYTYSFSTGDHIDTLEVAGYVLEAENLEPVKGILVGLYSNQNDTAFQKQPMLRVSRTDSRGRFSIRGVAKGDYRIYALQDMDGNYMYNQKSEKLAFTPEVIMPSWKPDIRQDTLWIDSLHIKDIKQVPYTHFLPDDVVLNSFTATQTDRFFLKSERKDPNHFTLFFSYGDADLPQITGLNFNAKDAFITEPSLNQDTIIYWLRDTALVNQDTLRMQMIYNMTDSMGNLVPKTDTLEILSKVPYAKRLKRQQEEYDKWFKKQEKAKERGKAFETAMPITPLEVRYNVSSQMDPDQNPTFELPTPIAKTDTSKIHLYEKIDSLWYRAKYKFGAEPGKPRSLKLVSTWDPGHEYSLEVDSAAFTDIYGKVSAKYKQGVRIPSMDEYGTLIMTLQNMEGKNCLVQLLNESDKPMKEVYAKNNQATFHYIKPGNYYLRLIVDDNDNGKWDTGDYASQRQPEAVYYYPKVIECKAKRDVQGTWNPRLLPLYKQKPAAITKQKADAQRKIKRRNAERARSLDISLPAELLNSGK; encoded by the coding sequence ATGAAGAAGATAAAACAAAGATATTGCCAAGGAGTAATGGGTGGAAAGGATGACTTTTCAGCTAAGGTCAGCCATTGCCTTTCGGTGTTTTACCATATAAAAGCGTTACCATTCTACTTTTTTACCTTCATACTTTTAGTCCTTTCTTCTTGTGCCAGAATGGGACAACCTGATGGTGGATGGTACGATGAGACTCCTCCAAGAGTATTGGGTGCCTCCCCTACTGAACGAGCAACCGATGTAAACAGTAAGAAGGTCAATATATATTTCAACGAGTTCATCAAGTTGGAGAACGCATCAGAGAAGGTTGTTGTCTCTCCCCCACAGATTGAAGCTCCTGAAATTAAGGCTACTGGTAAGCGAATCACTGTAAGTTTACAAGACAAATTACAGCCAAATACCACCTACACCATCGACTTCTCTGACGCTATCACGGATAACAACGAGGGTAACCCATTAGGAAACTACACCTACAGCTTCTCTACTGGCGACCATATCGATACCCTTGAAGTGGCTGGTTATGTGTTAGAAGCAGAGAATTTAGAGCCTGTAAAGGGTATTCTCGTAGGTCTTTACAGCAATCAAAACGATACAGCTTTCCAGAAACAACCTATGTTGCGTGTCTCACGTACTGACAGTCGTGGACGTTTCAGCATACGAGGTGTTGCCAAGGGAGACTATCGTATCTATGCACTGCAGGACATGGACGGCAACTACATGTACAATCAGAAGAGCGAGAAGTTGGCTTTCACGCCCGAAGTCATCATGCCGTCATGGAAGCCAGACATACGACAAGACACGCTTTGGATTGATTCCTTGCACATTAAGGATATCAAGCAGGTTCCTTACACCCACTTCCTCCCAGATGATGTGGTGCTGAACTCCTTTACAGCTACACAAACAGACCGCTTCTTCCTCAAGTCTGAACGCAAGGACCCTAACCACTTTACGCTATTCTTCAGCTATGGTGATGCCGACCTTCCACAGATAACAGGACTCAATTTTAACGCTAAAGATGCCTTCATAACAGAGCCAAGTTTGAACCAAGATACAATCATCTATTGGCTTCGTGATACTGCCCTCGTCAACCAAGACACACTGCGTATGCAGATGATATACAATATGACGGATAGTATGGGTAATCTCGTCCCTAAGACAGATACGTTAGAAATACTCTCAAAGGTGCCTTACGCGAAGCGTTTAAAACGTCAGCAGGAGGAATACGACAAATGGTTTAAGAAGCAGGAAAAGGCAAAAGAACGTGGAAAAGCGTTTGAAACAGCAATGCCTATCACTCCTTTGGAGGTTAGATATAATGTTTCTTCGCAAATGGACCCTGACCAAAACCCAACGTTTGAGTTACCTACCCCAATAGCAAAAACGGATACCTCTAAGATTCATCTTTATGAAAAGATTGACTCCCTATGGTATCGAGCGAAATATAAGTTCGGTGCTGAACCCGGAAAACCGCGCTCTTTAAAGTTGGTAAGTACGTGGGATCCGGGACATGAATATAGTCTTGAGGTCGATTCGGCAGCCTTTACCGACATCTATGGTAAGGTTTCTGCAAAGTATAAGCAGGGTGTTCGTATTCCATCAATGGACGAGTATGGTACGCTGATAATGACCTTACAGAACATGGAAGGTAAGAACTGTCTGGTGCAGTTGCTCAATGAAAGCGACAAACCAATGAAAGAGGTGTATGCAAAAAACAACCAAGCAACCTTCCATTACATCAAGCCTGGCAACTACTATCTCCGTCTTATCGTCGATGATAACGACAACGGCAAATGGGATACAGGTGATTATGCAAGCCAACGACAGCCCGAAGCGGTTTATTATTACCCGAAGGTTATCGAGTGTAAGGCAAAACGTGATGTGCAGGGAACGTGGAATCCACGCTTACTCCCACTCTACAAGCAGAAGCCTGCAGCCATAACAAAACAGAAAGCTGATGCGCAACGCAAGATAAAGAGACGTAATGCCGAACGCGCTCGCAGTCTTGATATCTCACTGCCTGCCGAACTTCTCAACTCGGGAAAGTAG